From the genome of Metarhizium brunneum chromosome 4, complete sequence, one region includes:
- the NUP49 gene encoding Nucleoporin NUP49 — translation MSLARSASVPGGLTINTGAANSLGTSTIQPSAPTGLFGSGSTSANPATSTTGGMATTGSIFGGAQQKAGTGLFGSSTTAAQQPSTTGGLFGGAASNQQTQQATMTGGGGLFGSTATGQQQSQPASGGLFGSNPTVTQQQQQPQQAGGGLFGSGTANTQSTTTGGGLFQQSQANPSGGLFGQSQPQQTQATSQVPAVQINYDNLRPRTRFDDLAKPVQDEIALIDKGIQRVIKMKDEIGEFMPQHEKDIEQLGRDVKFVETKFKTVQVALNQDIQTVKVLQDMTKKSITDAQLSFKATDNLKLPTHYHQTGLFAGPTSSADSNGTDAASAHANAQDLITYFNRICDDVEKYKKRLDEYRGEIERDMPGVENGLYEQIRSLRDRNAAVGGAVQDQLGQVLSALRETGNAIVAQAGQIADTRERLSRLQAGILDSGVYAIGMAG, via the exons ATGTCTCTTGCACGGTCAGCCAGTGTGCCGGGTGGTCTCACGATCAATACGGGCGCCGCCAATTCCTT AGGCACATCAACAATCCAGCCATCCGCGCCTACTGGGTTGTTTGGGTCCGGAAGCACGTCTGCTAACCCAGCAACTTCGACGACCGGCGGAATGGCGACCACTGGAAGTATATTTGGAGGCGCACAGCAAAAGGCAGGGACTGGCTTGTTTggttcctcgacgacggccgctCAACAGCCTAGCACTACCGGAGGATTGTTTGGAGGTGCGGCAAGCAATCAACAGACTCAACAGGCCACCATGACTGGCGGTGGTGGACTATTTGGCAGCACGGCGACAGGCCAGCAACAGTCTCAGCCAGCCAGCGGAGGCCTTTTCGGCAGTAATCCTACTGTGacgcaacaacagcaacaaccgCAACAGGCAGGTGGCGGCCTTTTTGGCTCTGGAACAGCCAACACTCAGTCTACTACCACCGGAGGTGGCCTCTTCCAACAGTCACAGGCAAACCCGTCAGGGGGTCTATT CGGCCAATCACAGCCCCAGCAAACTCAAGCAACAAGTCAAGTACCAGCAGTTCAAATCAACTATGATAATCTTCGGCCTCGGACAAGATTTGATGATCTTGCCAAACCTGTTCAAGACGAAATAGCTCTCATAGACAAAGGAATCCAGCGTGTAATCAAGATGAAGGATGAGATTGGAGAGTTCATGCCGCAACACGAGAAGGATATTGAACAACTAGGGCGAGATGTCAAGTTTGTGGAAACAAAGTTCAAGACGGTTCAAGTTGCTCTCAACCAGGACATCCAAACTGTCAAAGTGTTGCAAGACATGACAAAGAAGAGCATAACAGACGCTCAACTCTCATTTAAGGCGACCGACAACCTCAAGCTACCCACGCATTATCATCAGACTGGCCTTTTTGCTGGACCGACGTCGTCCGCAGACTCCAATGGAACCGACGCCGCCTCCGCGCATGCCAACGCGCAGGATCTTATCACGTATTTCAATCGGATTTGCGATGATGTGGAAAAATACAAGAAGAGGCTGGATGAATATCGAGGTGAAATCGAACGGGACATGCCCGGCGTGGAGAATGGGCTCTACGAGCAAATTCGGAGTCTACGGGACCGCAACGCTGCTGTTGGTGGTGCCGTCCAAGATCAGCTTGGACAGGTGCTGTCGGCACTGCGGGAGACGGGAAATGCAATTGTTGCACAGGCAGGGCAGATTGCTGATACCCGCGAGAGGCTTTCAAGATTACAGGCGGGCATACTCGACAGTGGTGTTTATGCCATAGGAATGGCCGGATGA